A stretch of Paenibacillus mucilaginosus 3016 DNA encodes these proteins:
- a CDS encoding TVP38/TMEM64 family protein: MFKTWGLALIYLGAAGLFYFYGDSILAWLKQESNPLLVTGMAALIALFPVLPYPVVGGVIGAAFGPVMGGAVTWAGSTLASLIMFLFVRYGYREWGSRLLQGQGGLARLTAYFEKNAFLAVLFARMIPFVPSIVVNVYSGLSRISFAAYAAASALGKLPAMLLFALVGDHLAGDPKQIFVTLGVYVIFLGMVLALYKLWKHRTV; this comes from the coding sequence ATGTTCAAAACGTGGGGATTGGCCCTCATCTACCTGGGTGCGGCGGGTCTGTTCTACTTCTATGGCGACAGTATCCTGGCCTGGCTGAAGCAGGAGAGCAATCCCCTGCTGGTGACCGGTATGGCCGCCCTGATCGCGCTGTTCCCGGTTCTGCCCTATCCGGTAGTCGGGGGTGTGATCGGCGCCGCCTTCGGACCTGTGATGGGCGGGGCGGTGACCTGGGCGGGATCGACGCTGGCCTCCCTGATCATGTTCCTGTTCGTCCGTTACGGGTACCGCGAATGGGGGTCAAGACTGCTGCAGGGACAGGGCGGGCTGGCCAGGCTGACGGCATACTTCGAGAAGAATGCTTTCCTGGCGGTACTTTTTGCAAGGATGATTCCCTTCGTCCCGTCTATCGTCGTCAATGTATATTCGGGCTTAAGCCGGATCTCCTTCGCCGCCTACGCCGCAGCTTCCGCGCTCGGCAAGCTGCCGGCCATGCTGCTGTTCGCGCTGGTGGGCGACCATCTTGCCGGTGACCCGAAGCAGATTTTCGTGACGCTCGGCGTGTATGTGATTTTCTTGGGTATGGTGCTTGCTCTATACAAGCTGTGGAAGCACAGAACGGTCTAA
- a CDS encoding threonine/serine exporter family protein, protein MLIEQLITSFIATAAFAILFNVPKGTLLQGGFVGMLGWALYLAFLEVAVDPVVATLLASCFVAVISQVFAKIYKTPVIVFSVSGIIPLVPGGLAYDAMRNAVQNHYDLAVPLAAKAFMMSGAIAIGLVFSEVINHLIRRFRRG, encoded by the coding sequence ATGCTCATCGAACAGCTGATTACCAGCTTCATCGCGACGGCCGCCTTCGCCATTCTCTTCAACGTGCCCAAAGGCACCCTGCTCCAGGGCGGGTTCGTCGGGATGCTGGGCTGGGCGCTCTATCTTGCTTTCTTGGAAGTGGCTGTAGACCCCGTGGTGGCCACCCTGCTGGCGTCCTGCTTCGTGGCGGTGATCTCGCAGGTGTTCGCGAAGATCTACAAGACGCCGGTGATCGTCTTCAGCGTATCGGGCATCATTCCGCTCGTCCCGGGCGGGCTGGCTTATGATGCGATGCGCAATGCCGTGCAGAACCACTACGATCTGGCGGTGCCGCTTGCTGCCAAAGCTTTCATGATGTCGGGGGCTATCGCGATCGGACTCGTGTTCTCGGAAGTCATCAATCACCTCATCCGCCGGTTCCGGCGCGGGTAG
- a CDS encoding threonine/serine exporter family protein: MEQSQSNPAYEVVQVCLLAGKIMLENGGETYRVEDTMTRIADAFGLPNAHSFVTPTGIIFSVEGPGQTTRLVRISERSTDLRKVTDVNAVSRRISSGEMSPAEAYRELQEIEAAQPRYPVGVKIAAAAIASACFLIMFGGSWHDFIPALLTGGAGLAFLLYFHRLVPIKFFAEFLSSLLIGTLAFLMLRLGLGQDLDKIIIGSVMPLVPGLLITNAVRDLMAGHFVSGLSKGAEAFLTAFAIGAGIAFVFAFFAGEGGL, from the coding sequence ATGGAGCAATCACAATCGAATCCCGCCTACGAGGTCGTGCAGGTTTGTCTGCTGGCCGGCAAAATCATGCTGGAGAACGGCGGGGAAACGTACCGGGTCGAGGATACGATGACCCGCATCGCCGATGCCTTCGGGCTGCCGAACGCCCACAGCTTCGTGACGCCGACCGGGATCATCTTCTCGGTCGAAGGGCCGGGCCAGACGACCCGGCTCGTGCGGATCTCGGAACGCTCGACCGACCTGCGTAAGGTGACGGACGTCAACGCCGTCTCCCGGCGGATCAGCAGCGGCGAGATGTCCCCGGCCGAAGCGTACCGCGAGCTCCAGGAGATCGAAGCGGCGCAGCCGAGATATCCCGTCGGGGTCAAGATTGCGGCGGCGGCGATTGCCAGCGCCTGCTTCCTGATCATGTTCGGGGGATCGTGGCATGACTTCATCCCGGCCCTCTTGACCGGCGGGGCGGGCCTTGCGTTCCTGCTCTACTTTCACCGGCTCGTGCCGATCAAGTTTTTTGCGGAATTCCTGTCCTCGCTGCTCATCGGGACGCTGGCCTTCCTCATGCTGAGGCTGGGGCTCGGGCAGGATCTCGACAAGATCATCATCGGCTCGGTGATGCCGCTCGTTCCCGGGCTGCTCATCACCAATGCCGTCCGGGATCTCATGGCCGGCCACTTCGTATCGGGCCTATCCAAGGGGGCGGAAGCATTCCTGACCGCCTTTGCGATCGGCGCGGGGATTGCGTTCGTCTTCGCCTTCTTCGCGGGGGAGGGAGGCCTGTGA
- a CDS encoding FAD-dependent oxidoreductase, whose product MEQSVVPRQLGRRAVVIGGSVAGMLAARVLSETFGEVIVLEADQRPEGKLPRKRVPQGHHSHLLLMSGQQVLDRLFPGFTGELVADGSVETDFTEDMEWFHFGEWKRRFRGGLKNLQQTRPFLEWHLRRRLGEYGNVAVRYGTIVEGLVLSPGGHHVSAVKLRESRGGTEELSADFFVDAGGAGSQTLQWLTGREPAPHTTESVRIGLSYATRYYEGRPEDKGRSWKNLLVSAQLPELPSFGAILSFEGGKVGVTLGTYLGEPAATEEAFLKLAQSLPQPHIYDYIREAEPLGEIRTYRFPAQQRRRPDRIAGLPGRLVMLGDAYCRFDPIYGQGMSVAAMEAELLQRELAALANGSGLDTLHRIYYRGLVKLTDYPWEAALTEAFRHPAIPGDRPPGLRLKQWLTTRIYRTSARDELVYTRLVQAMNLTHAQSVFFHPSVLLRLLR is encoded by the coding sequence ATGGAGCAATCGGTTGTGCCGAGGCAGCTGGGCCGCAGGGCGGTCGTCATTGGCGGAAGTGTAGCCGGCATGCTGGCGGCAAGGGTGCTCTCGGAGACCTTCGGCGAGGTGATCGTGCTGGAGGCGGACCAGCGGCCGGAAGGCAAGCTGCCGCGCAAGCGGGTGCCGCAGGGGCATCATTCGCATCTGCTGCTCATGAGCGGGCAGCAGGTGCTCGACCGGCTGTTCCCCGGGTTCACCGGGGAGCTGGTGGCGGACGGCAGCGTCGAGACGGATTTTACGGAAGATATGGAGTGGTTTCATTTCGGGGAGTGGAAGCGGCGGTTCCGCGGCGGCCTGAAAAACCTGCAGCAGACCCGGCCTTTCCTGGAGTGGCACCTCCGCAGGCGGCTTGGCGAGTACGGGAACGTGGCCGTCAGGTACGGCACCATCGTCGAGGGACTGGTCTTGTCCCCGGGAGGCCATCACGTCAGCGCCGTAAAGCTGCGGGAAAGCCGGGGAGGGACGGAGGAGCTCTCCGCCGACTTCTTCGTCGATGCCGGCGGAGCCGGATCGCAGACCCTGCAGTGGCTGACCGGCAGGGAGCCAGCACCTCATACCACCGAATCGGTCCGGATCGGTCTCAGCTATGCGACCCGGTATTACGAGGGCAGGCCCGAGGATAAGGGACGCTCGTGGAAGAACCTGCTGGTCTCGGCCCAGCTTCCCGAGCTGCCGAGCTTCGGAGCGATCCTGTCTTTTGAGGGCGGCAAGGTCGGTGTAACGCTGGGAACCTACCTCGGCGAACCGGCTGCAACCGAGGAAGCGTTCCTGAAGCTGGCGCAGTCCCTTCCCCAGCCGCATATCTACGACTATATCCGGGAGGCGGAGCCCCTCGGCGAGATCCGGACCTACCGGTTTCCGGCACAGCAGCGGCGGCGTCCGGATCGCATCGCAGGCCTGCCCGGCCGGCTCGTGATGCTCGGAGACGCCTACTGCCGGTTTGATCCGATCTACGGCCAGGGAATGTCCGTGGCGGCGATGGAAGCGGAGCTGCTGCAGCGGGAGCTCGCTGCTCTTGCGAACGGCAGCGGGCTCGATACGCTGCACCGGATCTATTACCGGGGGCTCGTCAAGTTGACGGATTATCCTTGGGAGGCCGCGCTGACGGAAGCGTTCCGGCACCCGGCGATCCCGGGTGACCGGCCGCCGGGCCTCCGGCTGAAGCAGTGGCTGACGACGAGGATCTACCGGACGTCGGCGAGGGATGAACTCGTGTATACGCGGCTGGTGCAGGCCATGAATCTGACGCATGCCCAGAGCGTGTTTTTTCATCCCTCGGTGCTGCTCAGGCTGCTGAGGTGA
- a CDS encoding S1C family serine protease has product MVDQRSIGLTRQRVCVRLLLVFLLTAVLLLPAGRWTVQAESAAVMDPRVLADTNKPGVVMIATLYKASISVPEVYMSQEALQGLQKKLAGDILSGAVANNPNAIIDALLLELFKDPLKYLVPTDTFTSREVQTGSVGTGFIVTPDGYIVTNAHVVYTPEETLKVALIETGLKELIDKDVTDFLNDVKANNYKPSEEILNGLRKAAAQFYVNYAQLSHVQTQIYTEMGVAIPGIQVMQKGFPSELKRRGEPTPGKDVAILKIDKTNLPTVTIGDDTGLRTGDKIYVVGYPGAATFNPMLATESVVESTLTSGLVSARKTMPGGWDILQVDAAMSGGNSGGPVFNESGEVIGIATFGSINTGSGTEVQGMNFAIPISIAKQFLNESNITPSESQLTKIYKEGLSLYNSRKYSKALEKFREVNELNPGYPYIQNFISESRLAINNNQDESGLSLTVILWIAGGVVVLALLIILILFVRRKYSFTVARKPADSPPPPSAEGQPPGSGPEAPGEPEASPGSRPKE; this is encoded by the coding sequence ATGGTGGATCAACGCAGTATTGGGTTGACCCGGCAGCGGGTCTGTGTGCGGCTTCTGCTGGTCTTCCTCTTGACGGCAGTGCTGCTGCTTCCCGCGGGACGCTGGACGGTGCAGGCCGAGTCTGCAGCCGTGATGGACCCCAGAGTCCTGGCCGATACGAACAAGCCCGGCGTCGTGATGATCGCCACACTGTACAAAGCCAGCATCTCGGTACCCGAGGTCTATATGTCCCAGGAGGCCCTGCAGGGGCTTCAGAAGAAGCTTGCAGGGGATATCCTGAGCGGGGCGGTCGCGAACAACCCGAACGCGATCATCGATGCCCTGCTGCTCGAGCTGTTCAAGGACCCCCTGAAGTATCTCGTGCCTACCGATACGTTCACTTCCCGGGAAGTGCAGACGGGCTCGGTCGGCACCGGCTTCATCGTCACGCCCGACGGATATATCGTCACGAACGCCCACGTGGTCTACACCCCGGAGGAGACGCTGAAGGTGGCCCTGATCGAAACCGGGCTCAAGGAGCTCATCGACAAGGACGTAACGGATTTCCTGAATGACGTCAAAGCGAATAACTATAAGCCTTCGGAAGAAATCCTGAACGGCCTCCGCAAGGCCGCCGCCCAGTTCTACGTCAACTATGCCCAGCTGAGCCATGTGCAGACCCAGATCTATACGGAGATGGGCGTGGCCATTCCCGGCATCCAGGTGATGCAGAAGGGATTCCCCAGCGAGCTTAAGCGCCGGGGCGAGCCGACACCCGGCAAGGACGTGGCGATCCTCAAGATCGACAAGACGAACCTGCCAACGGTGACGATCGGCGACGACACCGGGCTTCGGACCGGAGACAAAATCTATGTTGTCGGCTACCCGGGAGCAGCGACCTTCAACCCGATGCTCGCTACGGAGAGCGTCGTGGAGTCCACCCTGACCTCGGGTCTGGTCAGCGCGCGCAAGACGATGCCCGGCGGCTGGGACATTCTGCAGGTGGATGCCGCCATGAGCGGAGGCAACAGCGGCGGACCTGTGTTTAATGAGAGCGGCGAGGTCATCGGTATCGCCACCTTCGGCAGCATCAATACCGGGAGCGGCACCGAGGTGCAGGGGATGAATTTTGCGATCCCGATCAGCATCGCGAAGCAGTTCCTGAACGAGAGCAACATTACGCCGTCGGAGAGCCAGCTGACCAAGATCTACAAGGAAGGACTGTCCCTCTACAACAGCCGCAAGTACAGCAAGGCGCTGGAGAAATTCAGGGAGGTCAATGAGCTGAACCCCGGCTATCCCTATATCCAGAATTTCATCTCGGAGTCTCGCCTGGCAATCAACAACAATCAGGATGAGTCGGGGCTGTCCCTGACCGTGATCCTCTGGATCGCCGGCGGGGTGGTGGTCCTTGCCCTGCTGATCATCCTGATCTTGTTCGTACGGCGCAAATACAGCTTTACCGTGGCCCGTAAGCCCGCGGACAGTCCCCCTCCCCCTTCGGCTGAGGGACAGCCGCCGGGCTCCGGACCCGAAGCCCCCGGGGAGCCGGAAGCTTCCCCCGGCAGCAGGCCGAAGGAGTAA
- a CDS encoding AAA family ATPase, translating into MKLIDRPGILLVTGIMASGKSTVAQLLAERFTRSVHLRGDLFRRMIVQDRREVRPDDAGDGLEQLRLRYRLAAQAADTYFEAGFTVIVQDVAVGRVLPEFLSYIRSRPLYLAVLCPSVEAVEQREAARSKKGYGLWTPAALDGVLRDETPRIGLWLDSSPWTPEETADELLKRVWDEGRIG; encoded by the coding sequence ATGAAGCTTATCGATCGGCCCGGGATTCTGCTTGTCACGGGCATCATGGCCAGCGGCAAGTCCACCGTAGCCCAGCTGCTTGCGGAGCGGTTCACCCGGTCTGTGCACCTGCGGGGAGATCTATTCCGCCGTATGATCGTGCAGGACCGCAGGGAGGTCCGCCCGGACGACGCCGGAGACGGGCTGGAGCAGCTGCGTCTGCGCTACCGGCTCGCCGCCCAGGCGGCGGATACTTACTTCGAAGCTGGCTTCACCGTCATCGTGCAGGATGTGGCTGTGGGCCGGGTGCTTCCCGAGTTCTTGTCCTATATCCGCAGCAGGCCGCTCTACCTGGCCGTGCTGTGCCCGAGTGTGGAAGCTGTGGAACAGCGGGAGGCGGCCCGGAGCAAAAAGGGCTACGGCCTCTGGACGCCGGCGGCGCTCGACGGCGTACTGCGGGACGAAACCCCGAGGATCGGGCTGTGGCTCGATTCCTCCCCCTGGACACCGGAGGAGACAGCTGACGAGCTGTTGAAGCGGGTGTGGGACGAAGGACGCATCGGGTGA
- a CDS encoding MGMT family protein, translating into MKVKKGEVPVTPYTERVISIIKSIPEGSVMTYGQIAAAAGSPRGARQVVRILHAMSRTHQLPWHRVVNASGEIALRDEESREKQILYLAGEGVEAGADGRIDLERYRHDPGEFFL; encoded by the coding sequence ATGAAGGTGAAAAAGGGGGAAGTACCGGTGACACCTTATACTGAGCGGGTGATCAGCATCATCAAGAGCATCCCGGAAGGCTCCGTGATGACCTACGGCCAGATTGCGGCCGCCGCCGGAAGTCCGCGGGGGGCCAGACAGGTTGTGCGCATCCTGCATGCCATGAGCCGCACTCATCAGCTCCCCTGGCACAGGGTCGTCAATGCGAGCGGGGAGATTGCCCTCCGCGATGAGGAGTCGCGGGAGAAGCAGATCCTGTACCTGGCGGGCGAAGGAGTGGAAGCAGGGGCGGACGGGCGTATCGACCTGGAACGGTACCGGCATGATCCCGGCGAGTTCTTCTTATAA
- a CDS encoding CsbD family protein: MNSSQGLSDKIKGAVSKVKGEVKDQIGNAKNDASLQAEGKMDKLKGEVQQGIGKLKE, encoded by the coding sequence ATGAACAGCAGTCAAGGACTCAGCGACAAGATCAAAGGCGCAGTCTCCAAAGTGAAGGGCGAAGTCAAAGACCAGATCGGCAACGCGAAGAACGATGCCTCCCTTCAAGCGGAAGGCAAGATGGACAAGCTCAAGGGCGAAGTCCAGCAGGGCATCGGCAAGCTGAAAGAGTAG